A single Aspergillus chevalieri M1 DNA, chromosome 3, nearly complete sequence DNA region contains:
- a CDS encoding uncharacterized protein (COG:O;~EggNog:ENOG410PMEP;~InterPro:IPR036388,IPR000994,IPR036390,IPR002468, IPR036005,IPR001714,IPR018349;~MEROPS:MER0001728;~PFAM:PF00557;~go_function: GO:0070006 - metalloaminopeptidase activity [Evidence IEA];~go_process: GO:0006508 - proteolysis [Evidence IEA]), producing the protein MGSKSPEHENQPNGGHPSDTGNAIAVGGEPRGTHLSRDGDITLGDDGGEEDDDDGDHAGPATLSLTSQATPSTPKKRKRNKKPKKKTSSVKQSSPPRVPLMNLFPSGQYPSGEIQSYGYVVENTARTTAEEDRYLARTHLHDDGFLNNYRKAAEIHRQVRGWVQDSVRPGQALTDIAVGIEDGVRALLDNAGLKARQGLESGMGFPTGLALNNCVAHYTPNPGQKEIFLQESDVMKVDFGVHINGWIVDSAFTMSFDPTYENLLAAVKDATNIGIKNAGVDVRISDVSAAIQEAMESYEVQIGSKTFPVKPVRNISGHNIKRYQIHGGKSIPFVKNKDQTKMEEGEVFALETFGSTGRGYIVDGPGVYGYGKEPDAPKTITSPLASARSLYKTINDHFGTLVFCRRYLERLGVQRYLAGMNQLANKGVVEVYAPLMDVEGSYSAQFEHTFLLGESSKEIISRGDDY; encoded by the exons ATGGGTTCTAAGTCTCCGGAGCATGAGAACCAGCCAAATGGTG GTCACCCGTCCGACACTGGCAACGCCATTGCTGTTGGCGGCGAACCACGAGGCACACACCTGTCCCGGGATGGCGATATTACCTTGGGCGATgatggcggagaagaagacgacgacgatgggGACCACGCTGGCCCTGCTACCTTGTCGCTGACATCCCAAGCTACACCGTCAACTCCTAAGAAGAGGAAACGCAACAAGAAACCCAAGAAGAAAACTTCGTCCGTGAAGCAATCATCCCCACCACGAGTTCCTTTGATGAATCTCTTCCCTAGTGGCCAGTATCCAAGTGGCGAGATTCAGAGCTATGGATACGTGGTCGAGAATACGGCGCGTACGACAGCTGAGGAGGACCGCTATTTGGCCCGCACGCACCTTCACGATGACGGTTTTCTCAATAACTATCGCAAAGCAGCAGAGATCCATCGTCAGGTCCGGGGCTGGGTGCAGGACAGTGTTCGGCCTGGTCAAGCTCTCACAGACATCGCAGTGGGCATCGAGGATGGCGTTAGAGCGTTGCTCGATAATGCCGGCCTCAAAGCCAGACAGGGCCTCGAGTCCGGAATGGGATTTCCCACCGGGCTGGCGCTGAATAATTGCGTTGCGCATTACACGCCCAATCCTGGCCAGAAGGAAATCTTCCTACAGGAGAGCGACGTCATGAAGGTGGATTTCGGTGTCCATATCAACGGTTGGATAGTTGACAGTGCGTTCACCATGTCATTCGACCCAACTTATGAGAATCTGCTCGCTGCAGTGAAGGACGCTACAAACATTGGTATCAAG AATGCCGGAGTTGATGTCCGGATCAGCGACGTCAGTGCTGCCATCCAAGAGGCGATGGAAAGCTACGAGGTTCAGATTGGCAGCAAAACCTTCCCTGTGAAACCGGTGCGGAACATCAGCGGGCACAACATCAAGCGGTATCAGATCCATGGCGGAAAGTCCATCCCTTTTGTCAAGAATAAGGACCAAACCAAGatggaggaaggagaggtaTTTGCTCTCGAAACCTTTGGGTCCACAGGGCGTGGGTATATAGTCGATGGG CCTGGCGTCTATGGATATGGAAAGGAGCCGGATGCACCGAAGACGATCACATCGCCTCTTGCCTCTGCCAGATCTCTGTACAAGACAATAAACGACCATTTCGGCACGCTTGTCTTTTGCCGTCGCTATCTCGAGCGGCTTGGGGTTCAGCGGTATTTGGCCGGT ATGAACCAACTGGCAAACAAAGGCGTTGTTGAAGTCTACGCGCCGCTTATGGACGTCGAAGGATCGTACTCGGCACAGTTTGAACAT ACGTTTTTGCTGGGGGAGTCCAGCAAGGAAATTATCAGTCGCGGCGATGACTACTAG
- a CDS encoding putative mucin (COG:S;~EggNog:ENOG410PI1F;~InterPro:IPR013922;~PFAM:PF08613;~go_function: GO:0019901 - protein kinase binding [Evidence IEA];~go_process: GO:0000079 - regulation of cyclin-dependent protein serine/threonine kinase activity [Evidence IEA]), whose translation MPPALAPLPYPYSSIPGSITPTSQLYSQSGTCEKQQQQQSLDSFSNRSHHWTAPWRAGLPTPPSEMMNGVAYNAYLPSNPLTTTTTNTPGSYGSNRNGLSLHSYSNYPSHSRSSYGSSSLSSTSAAVSSKPQYQPTSSAKPVELAGQKKSTSSSLPSYLQIPSSISDTNGNLAEFAAQMTCLFWFESTAKLNAIENRLDGLPSLVPEVSPALGFQKWVTTVLSTTQVSQNVILLALMFIYRLKKFNAGVKGKSGSEFRLLTIALMLGNKFLDDNTYTNKTWAEVSGISVQEIHIMEVEFLSNVRYNLFASAEEWTEWHSKLRRFFEFYRKASLVPEGSEQLLPKTPPALRISPSLGPTPPLPSLSPVSKLPSPPVNEPLRALPNWNVPMNNGSYAPLPRLGNEIPPSVSSRKRSRDEPAEEHPMKRVAVSTNPPVATLPPSSALPSIPTLPPVLTPTSAPASQAPMARPVSQLPRPNIPAASNLTPTVPSSLSHQLPPVSVRPVPSSYNTPTSASNWASQMPSTTIPSMSSGMYTTPVSLPDPGRHHLGVTSATVSPALSAYSVHTSPTHLSPSFWLANRNSPYRPVRSVNTLLIPPPSASLQQNRPVPYDHMHYQPLGKPAAERRTGLVPYLHQDAWPQGPIAQPVFHPTPN comes from the exons ATGCCTCCGGCTCTGGCTCCGCTTCCGTATCCTTACTCTTCTATACCGGGTTCGATCACTCCCACTTCTCAACTCTACTCCCAGTCCGGAAcgtgtgaaaagcagcaacagcaacaatctCTGGATTCTTTTTCTAATAGATCCCATCACTGGACCGCTCCCTGGAGGGCCGGTCTACCAACACCTCCCAGCGAAATGATGAACGGGGTTGCCTATAACGCCTATCTTCCTTCAAATCCACTTACCACCACTACGACAAACACCCCAGGCAGCTATGGCAGCAATCGAAATGGACTTTCGCTGCACTCGTACAGCAACTATCCCAGTCACTCTCGTTCCAGCTACGGTTCTTCATCGTTGTCCTCGACTTCTGCAGCCGTGTCTAGCAAGCCCCAATATCAGCCAACGTCGTCCGCCAAGCCTGTCGAATTAGCGGGTCAGAAGAAGTCCACAAGCTCTTCGCTCCCCTCGTATCTGCAGATTCCCTCGTCCATCAGTGACACAAATGGCAATCTCGCAGAATTTGCAGCTCAG ATGACATGTCTGTTCTGGTTCGAGAGCACAGCCAAGTTGAACGCGATTGAGAACCGCCTGGACGGCCTCCCGAGCCTCGTTCCTGAAGTCAGTCCCGCATTGGGTTTTCAAAAATGGGTGACCACGGTGCTGTCGACGACGCAAGTCAGCCAGAACGTCATCCTGTTGGCTCTCATGTTCATCTATCGGCTCAAGAAGTTCAACGCCGGCGTCAAAGGGAAGAGTGGCAGTGAATTTAGGCTGTTGACGATTGCTCTGATGCTGGGAAACAAATTCTTGGACGACAACACTTACACCAACAAAACGTGGGCTGAAGTGTCAGGGATATCAGTGCAGGAGATTCACATAATGGAAGTCGAGTTTCTCAGCAATGTTCGATACAACCTCTTTGCATCGGCAGAGGAGTGGACCGAGTGGCATTCTAAGTTGAGGCGTTTCTTTGAGTTCTACCGCAAGGCTTCTTTGGTCCCTGAGGGTAGTGAACAGCTGCTTCCCAAGACTCCTCCCGCCCTCCGCATCTCTCCCAGCTTGGGACCTACGCCTCCGTTGCCGTCATTGTCTCCTGTCTCGAAGCTCCCATCGCCCCCGGTAAACGAGCCGTTGCGTGCCTTGCCAAACTGGAACGTTCCCATGAACAATGGCTCATATGCACCTCTTCCCCGGCTTGGGAATGAAATCCCGCCATCCGTCAGTTCCCGAAAGCGGAGCCGTGATGAACCGGCGGAGGAGCATCCGATGAAGCGAGTAGCCGTATCTACCAACCCTCCTGTTGCAACTCTTCCGCCATCTTCCGCTCTCCCCAGCATCCCGACGCTTCCGCCGGTGTTGACACCGACTTCCGCTCCAGCTTCCCAGGCACCAATGGCGAGACCAGTTTCCCAGCTTCCACGACCCAACATCCCGGCCGCTTCCAACCTGACTCCTACCGTTCCCTCTTCCCTCTCGCATCAACTCCCTCCGGTCTCTGTGCGTCCGGTGCCTTCATCATACAACACACCGACGTCTGCGTCGAACTGGGCCTCCCAGATGCCATCGACCACCATTCCGTCTATGTCGAGCGGCATGTACACTACGCCTGTGTCTCTGCCGGACCCAGGACGACACCACCTTGGCGTCACTTCGGCCACCGTCTCACCGGCGCTGTCAGCGTACTCCGTTCACACATCTCCAACCCATCTGTCACCGTCCTTCTGGCTGGCGAACCGCAACTCGCCCTATCGGCCTGTGCGATCCGTCAACACTCTGCTAATCCCTCCCCCGTCTGCGTCGCTTCAGCAAAACCGGCCCGTTCCTTATGACCATATGCACTATCAACCCTTGGGAAAGCCAGCGGCGGAGCGCAGAACCGGCCTAGTACCTTATCTTCACCAGGACGCATGGCCCCAGGGGCCCATTGCTCAACCTGTCTTCCACCCCACTCCGAACTAA